Genomic window (Cololabis saira isolate AMF1-May2022 chromosome 10, fColSai1.1, whole genome shotgun sequence):
ttaactgctgctatgtcattcctgcagtatttctgcaggtgttttggtcactgctattatttgtaatatattatattatttgtaatcagcacaaattatctgtccccatatgatcaaatccaccatcccccctgatttattttacaactcgagtactggtgatGAGGAATAACCTCATTGGGCAGGAACCCCAAACGCAGCCGATTTATTGCAGCCCAGGCCCGGCTATAAAGAGCAGGATCCCCCTctgctctctctttccctctcccATCTTTCTTTTGCCACCACATGTATgagggtcaatgacgtgacgcctatattttcctgaaaaaaagattttttttcaattcaaaaaaggtttaaatggataaataaataccatatatatgaccttctgtcccacatatggactcacttgaatttgaCAGAAAagactagttatttgggattttgttgttgttttaagcgtctaaatgtcatgtggtgcgaccgtcccaCCAGGACTCATGTtttgaaaagttttttgaaatcactctaaatgtatttaaatcaatcttctgccctatctggcatgatttacgaaatgtcttgtagtgtataagatttatacacatttgtatttatatttccatcataatatacaaacaaagtttgactgatgtccattttatgaaatatcatgttgcgcgaccattaaaaaaaatatttttgtataatactgaaaacttgtaaaaaaaaaaaaagatgtcaaaatGTTAAGGAAACTAATTTATTTTAACATGAATCATGGTAGCAACACATGACCTTGacctagtgccaattcatcttgacaaaaaactctgaaatcacttaatttaacatttttatatgaatgtatgtgtacacaacattcttaatgtttgaactactgcaatatattctttttttattattttaaaattgacctgatGAAAAACAGCCATCTtgggccacacacacacacacacacacacacacacacacacacacacacacacacacacacacgtagatatctgaagtttgtgtttaatgttcagTTCGTTGTTTGCTTATCTGTAGTTTAGACATCAGATTGATTTGAATGacagaagttgtttgtgtttattttgcacatatttGTTCTGACAAACATACAGTATGTTACAGAATATTTGTTACAGAATATTTGGACACCAGAAGTTGAACACCGGATGTCCAGATGTTTGGGTGTGGGGATCCTGCCCTAGAATGTTCCGCCCACATTTGTAGATCGTTAGGAAACAACATTCAGAGCCGTAAAATATCGTGATTATGTACAGCAAACATATGCAAGAGTAGAATCTGGAAACTGTTTGGCCATAAACTTCACTGTCagtcacacaaaaaaaaaaaaaaaaaaccgtaAGTGATCTGAAATTACGCCAAACGTTTAGAAACAAAACTCCTCACAATTAATGCCACATTTGTAAGCATGAACATTTACATGATCAGTATACATCTTACAGGATATGCAGATAACTCCACTGTTCTtttgattttcatttaaaaaataataataataataattaaagctgcaagcagtgatgaacgggccctcgcactcacggccaccgcccccataagcatatcagacatgacaccacccacgacttcctatgtcaaaccattcaaatgttatagcagaaaatagggagaaccaatcagaagaaggggcggggctaattttcaccaatgaaggtcaaggactcaataccgagtccgatgacaccacccacgactctttatgtcaaaccattcaaaggttatggtaGAGAAAAcaattctagggggcgctgttgagccgttaggccacgcccattaatgcaaaccatgaaatatcaaatttatcgccaggcctggcttgcatgcaaaatttggtgacttttggggaactatcaaatatggaccaatcagatgaaggggggggcgcattttggcgtctagcgtcgccacggtaacacttttgaaagagaaaagtaatgcgtggtgtcgcaggatggagacgcacattttgatgtataacacacctgggtgaacgttacggttcgggctgcattaactgccaaaggaatggcataaattgcgccaaaattacgcgattaattcagaatgtttaaaatggccgacttcctgttcggtttcggccatggcgccaagagacttttctttaagttgcgacatgatacaggtgtgtagcgattttcgttcatgtacgtcaaaccgtattatggggcttgaggcacaaagttttttctgtctgaaccaatcagatgaagggtgggtgcgctttttggcgtctagcgtcgccacggtaacacttttgaaagagaaaagtaatgcgtgttgtcgcaagatgaagacgcacattttgatgtataacacatctgggttcacgatacggttaggGCCATGTTAACtgacgaaggaatggcataaatttggCCAAAataacacgattaattcaaaatggctgacttcctgttcggtttcggccatggcagcaagagacttttctttaagttgcgacatgatacaggtacgtagcgattttcgtgcatgtacgtcaaaccgtattgtggggcttgaggcacaacgttttctagggggcgctgttgagctattttgccacgcccattaatgcaaaccattaaataacaaattattcgccaggtctggcttgcgtgcaaaatttggtgaatttggggcacgtttagggggaaaaaagcccctcctttcgtcagaagaaagaataaagaattcctacagatacaatagggccttcacactgtaagtgctcgggccctaataatacattttatttctaaaGGCGCCTTTCtaggcactcaaggtcgccgtacacaaCATGTTAAAAAATAGAACCcgcaaaatacatttaaaaaaaacatcaaaaagcatttaaaaacagcaaagGTAAGAACATTAGAAGAAATGAACATTAAGTGAGATAGGCAGTCTTGAACAGATGAGTTTTGAGTTGTGATTTGAAAAGAGGGAATGAGTCAATGTTCCTGAGTTGGGAGGTAAAGAGTTCCAGAGACGAGGAGCAGAGCGGCTGAATGCTCTGCTGCCCATGGTGGTGAGAGGGGCGGAGGGGGCAGACAGTTGTACGGAGGAGGAGGATCTTAGGGCTCGGGAGGGAGTGTGgacgtggaggagatcagacagatatgggggtccaggtggtggacgtggaggagatcagacagatatgggggtccaggtggtggacgtggaggagatcagacagatatgggggtCCAGATGGTGGACGTGGAtgagatcagacagatatgggggtccaggttggcgaggagatcagacagatatgggggtccaggtggtggacgtggaggagatcagacagatatgggggtccaggttgtggacgtggaggagatcagacagatatatgggggtccaggttgtggacgtggaggagatcagacagatatgggggtccaggttgtggacgtggaggagatcagacagatatgtCTGAGGTggtatcgtataatgttcacaaagtgtaatgcaattcatgtcatttgtagtttattttgaaggatcaaatactcaacatcctatattatcaattttacattgtgcaagaaattacacaaactttgaaaatccactgtgcgcattcgcagaaccacaaagtagcatttctcggcaggtagcaaagattggcagaacaccgggagccagtggagctgttggagaacaggagtgatgtgatggatggagggggtcCGGGTTATGATGcgggcagctgaattctggaccagttggagtttatggagggatttgtgagggaggcagaagaggagagagttGCAGTAGTCCAAGCTGGAAGTGACAAGGCTGTGAACAAGGATGGCGCCAGTGTGGGGGGTGAAGGAGGGGCGGGGGATTGATGTTACGTAGATGGAAGTAGGCAGACCGGGTAATGTTATTGATGTGGGATTTTGTCCATATCAGGATAGCACTATGAGAATCCAGCAGAAAGACAACATTAGGTACACATATCAGCCGACTGAGACCTTTCAGATGTTTTTAAGGAGGAATTATGGGTACATTTAATTATATCTGCGCTGTGTGGAGTACCACAAGGCTTCATCTTGGGCCAACTATGTGGTCAGTACTCATAAACAGAATACGGTGTCCTCTGGGATGTGGACCTGGTGGTCTGGCTGTCCAAACTGAGATGTCTCCTCAGACAGGGAATCCTCTTGGCCATCAGTCTTTTCAAGTGACTCTGGAACTTCTTTCCTACAAACGTGTAAAACACAGGACTGATGCAGCAGTACAAGTAGGCGATGTTCCGGGTCACGTACAGGGCGTAGTCTAGACTGTCATCACATGGGTCTTCTTCTGGGCTGGATTGGGAGATCTTGATACCTCGAAGGAGGACGACGATATTGAAGGGCGTCCAGCAGACAAAGAAGGTGAAGATGATAACAAATATGAGCTTAATGGCACGACACCTCTCCTTCAGTTGGGTGGTTAGGACACGCACAGTGATGCTGATGTAGCAGTACATCACCATGATgagaggaaagaggaagaagagcagGAACTGTTGATAGGAACTGACCAGGCGCCAGTTGTGCAAGGTGCTCTTTGAGTACCCCGTCTCCTCGCACATGAGTCCGGTTAAAGGGTTCTTGGAAACGTTCTGAAGAACCAGCTCCTTCACACTTGCGAGAATGCTGATGCACCAAACCACCACCGACGCGATGATGGCGTACACTCGCTTCCTGCTCTTGGCAGCCGCCACCGCGTGCACCACGGCCAGGTATCGGTCAAAGGTCATGAGTGTGAGGAAGAGGATGGAGCTGTAGAACCCGATGAAGTAGGCGCTACTGACCATCTTACAGAGAGCAGCACCGAAGATCCACTCGGACAGATGATACCAGGCCCAGAAAGGCAGACTGGAGGCAAACAGGATGTTGGAGAGGACCAGATTCAGGAGGAAGATGTTTGTCACCGTGTTGAGCTTCTCGTACTTGTggaggatgaagaggacaaGCCCATTACCGAGGTAACTCAAGGCGAAGTTGACGTAGTAGAAGACTGGGATGAATCTTGCTCCAAACTCGTTGACGTCTTCCTTCGTACAGAGCTGGACGGTTTTACTGACCACGTAGGTTGGGTCGGTCATGTTCATGGTTTCTTCGAACAGTTTCAGGAAGAGATCGTACTGGTCTTCATCATCGTCCATGGTGGCGCTTGTCCTGTGGCAAAACAAACACGAGAAAAAATCCATGTTAGATGACACAAAGGAGACACAATATTTGTAAAATGAGAAGTCCTCCAGGTCTTAGTGTTTTCCAGATCTTACTGGTTTAATTATGGTTTATCAATATATAtgggtatcatctgcatataaaTGCCACCTGAGTCTACAGGGTGTACAAAGTGAAAAGTAACGGTCCAAGTGTAGAACTCTGTGGAACCCCCTGACCAAGTCTGCTGAATGAggaagaccaggaccagaacagacACCGGTCCACCCGTTGGGACGGTGttctaagacctgcaggttaaaatgtacaactttacagcagaaatgaaAATATTTACTGTCTCGTTCAGAACCATcttacatccatgacaactgtacgGTAGAATTTTATGTACTCCATCAGGTAAAATCATATAAAACCAACAAAAGTATTGATAACCAGGGGCATGTTTTCTCTTCGTTGTTTGAGTGACAGTCTATGATGTTAGCAGTTAGCTGTGATTATTGTAGCTACTTTGCTCAGCGTTTTTGGTAAACGTGACATCTGAGTTAGTTAAGAATAGCAGAGTATAATCACTTTATACTATTACACTTATACTACTATTCCAATCACTTCTGTTCCACAGATATGTCTCGTTGTGCCGTTAAATACTAACATGCTCCAGTGAGCAGCTAGCCAGCTAGCCAGAGGAAGCAGCCGGGGGATGTCACCGGCAGAGCTGAGGCTTCAAAACACTTTCCAAGTTATTTACTCATGTTTTTATCAACCGCTTTGCAATCCAATTTAGTAATGCATATTTTACCtcccagtttaaaaagaggggtAGATTATTGTGGTTGATTAATAAAAGTGAAGGTCAATTACAGAAGGATGCTGCAAATAAAGGAAAGGCAAGttcatttatatagcacaattcaacacaaagtgattcaaagtgctttacatcgacactAAAAGCGGCAAGACTTAATTGGACAGtaaatagcaaataaaatgaaataaatttataagaaaagaaggtaaaataataaaagcacaggttgctaatttaagagtatgcttaaataacgaataaatcaaataaaataataagaaaagaagttaaataataaaaactccactgccaatccaggaagcaagaacacacggagacacacgtcaagcacatggaaatctgcaacaaaaaccacaaacaaaacacaaaaccaacaaaaccaacacggagccgaccaaaacacaagcagcaatcaacccaaatcacagtctgagctaagctaccgctaactaaccccaaaaactacagagcaagcatgcaagtgaacaagccagtgtgtatgtctgtgtatgtgtgtgtgtgtgtgtgtgtgtgttgtgtgtgtgtgtgtgtgtgtgtgtgtgtgtgtgtgtgtgtgtgtgtgtgtgtgtgtgtgtgtgtgtgtgtgtgcgtgtgtgtgtgtgtatgtgtgtgtaataaaccaaacaaagctctacctgaagtgtatctatagtgggggagggggggagcaaccccgccacccgcgagaccagaggccgacacggaagaacccggaacccaggccaccggcaaccccacagaggggagaagtaggagggaggcattTTCACCAACACAGACGCAcattcacgcaccgtttccccctccccgggggggtccagcaccagaaggcaccccaggctgcacggcgagctccgctaggcccgggtatcccgacccacctatcccaggctggcgagggaacgcgggtgatgtgggaccccctcccgcccctggtgttgagtgcatgtgattaatgccataaaaacagggagggggagggccaagtatcgatttgacaccgaccccccccctcccgaactaaatgtccttgtcaaatgtatttaataaGTGTTGattgtgcagtgtctacagtgttattaaaaccgtgaggcggggagtgccgggccacgcggtacaatgccccccacgacccggaccccccgcccttcgcctatgtgcgtatgaatcgtgtagggggggaaggagggggagcagaggccgaagccaggaagcaggaccagcagagccggccctgataagacacccgcgtccccccaccggccatccagtagacggggcgcccccagacggagggggaaccggtccaacatccccccattcatactgacaacataagacatagacacctgggaatggtgccacccggCTGctgcgcccgcccgtgcacgcCCCGGCCAGGGACCCGGACctggccccacccccccccccccggggccaccccggcggacatcccaaaggtcacggagtccccacagacGCAGGGACatgcggcccccgcccagcgatgGAGCACCAAGGCAGCAAcccccccccagcgcagacagccaccccccacccaggcagggccgggccctcggAGTGGGACCCCCACAGCCTGCTTGgttcttgttaaaaaaaaaactaagactaAAAGACTGACTTTAAAACTAACTTTGATACTGATTTTAAAAGTCGAAAATTAAGTAAAAGCTGCATAGCTCTGATGGAGAAGTGGCAAACAATCAGTGCCAGCGTCCTCTCCCGTCAATCTCTAACACTCTCTGTcaaggctcaacagcgccccccacaAAACTTTGTGccccatgtattttggtccaagaccattcaggtctttgtagaccagcagtaagattctAAACTCTATCCTCTAGTTTCCTGgtttaatatggtccagtttcctggtgtaatatggtccagtttcctggtgtaatatggtccagtttcctggtgtaatgtggtccagtttcctggtgtttgtaaggactcttaCAAATAAAGTCACGTCTACACTTCATTCACACCCTAACAACCCTTAAACATCCCTTTCTCTTCAAAACTGTGCTCCATGGAGGCTGAATGAAGGAATAGATGTGCTTCTTCTTCCAGATGGCTTCATATTTGCTCCTCTCCTCCAGACTGATCTGGACAACAGCACATTGTTCCACTGAGCTGATCAAACCAAGCTGTGCAACACTTGTTGGTTAGAGCTCTTTAAAGGTGTTGCTGAGCTGGTTTCAAACATAGAAGCTGGGAGGATGTGGCTTTGCATGAACTGGCAGTTAAATCCCCTGACTCCCACCACCTCTGTCACTGTTTTCAGTTggcatttaaaatatatttcctGCTGAGAAATCAAGAAGAGAAACTGCTGACAGAAGCAGTGTGACTGGTCCAGCTGTTGAGTAATGTTTTCTCTCAGAAATGACGTGTGTCAGCTGCTGGGGTCGGCCATCACTGCTCACAAATGGTGGATAATACTCCAACATTTTCGTCAGGAAGGGCTTGGAAATGGTCAGGAATCATAGACGGGGTTGAAAATGGTCAAAAAAAGAGTTGAAAAGTCAGGATAATAAATAGAAATTGGTGCAATCAGTGAATCAGAACAATAACGTGCAAAAGTCTTAGACAGCTGTTTAGTTGTTTCTGTCAAAAGGGATGTCAAAGACTCTGATCCCAAAGgaaacaccacctccacctttaagaGCAAGTtaattagtgttagtaaaccactagttagtgtaagtaaaccactagttagtgtttagtaaacctctagttagtgtttagtaaacctctagttagtgttactaaacctctagttagtgtttagtaaacctctagttagtgtttagtaaacctctagttagtgtttagtaaacctctagttagtgttagtaaacctctagttagtgttaataaacctctagttagtgtttagtaaagcctctagttagtgttagtaaacctctagttagtgtttataaacctctagttagtgttagtaaacctctagttagttagtgttagtaaacctctagttagtgtttagtaaagcttctagttagtgtttagtaaacctctagttagtgttagtaaacctctagttagtgtttagtaaacctctagttagtgttagtaaacctctagttggtctttagtaaacctctagttagtgtttagtaaacctctagttagtgttagtaaacctctagttagtgttagtaaacctctagttagtgtttagtaaacctctagttagtgtttagtaaacctctagttggtctttagtaaacctctagttagtgtttagtaaacctctagttactttcgtgggggcgggtgcacctcgcaggcggtgggttgcctccctcctacttctcccctctgtggggttgctggtggcctgggttccgggttcttcctcgtcggcctctggtctcgcgggtggcggggttgctcccccctcccccactatagatacacttcaggtggagctttgtttggtttattacacacacatacacacacacacacacacacacacacacacacacacacacacacacacacacacacacacacacacacacacacacacacacacacacacacacacacacacacacacacacacacacacacacacacatacgcgcacacacactcacacatacccacatacatacacatagccacatagacatatacacactcacgtacacgtatacatattcatacattcatgcatgcacacacacacacacacacacacacacacacacacacacacacacacacacacacacacacacacacacacacacatagccacacatatgcacacacacacacagttaaatttagccacacatacatatacacactcatacacacacacacacacacacacacacattcacacatatatagccactcagtcacacacataaacagccacacaaaacacgcacacacacacacatagacatacacactggcttgttcacctgcatgctcgctctgtagtgtttggggttagttagcggtagcttagctcagactgtgatttgggtcgattgctgcttgtgttttggtcggctccgtgttggttttgttggttttgtgttttgtttgtggtttttgttgcagatttccagtgcttgacgtgtgtctccgtgtgttcctgattcctggattggcagtggatgtcgtcaccacaccccccaaccccccacaaaaaaaaaaaaaaaaatcactgggtttgtatgtatatatttatgtatgtatgtgtatgcgtatgtatgcgtatatatgtatatatattaaatatagcaataatgcacatatatatgcctttggtttttacctacatggtatcaatcattaatatgtgtgcagacaaggtaaaaaaaagtaaacctctagttagtgtttagtaaacctctagttagtgtttagtaaacctctagttagtgtttagtaaacctctagttagtgttagtaaacctctagttagtgttagtaaacctctagttagtgttagtaaacctctagttagtgttagtaaacctctagttagtgtaactaGTGTGTTAGGATCagtagtcgtagctgcagctgcaggaccagactagagcagctggtcttcCCCCttaaagttcaattcaattcaatttaatgtatttatttgctaaCAGGGACTGTACATGTTAATGAACACGAGTGTAAACATGCATGGTTGTAGCCATAGGCTAATGTCCACCATTCCTTCCTGCGGCAAATCAATGcccaacataaaacataaaatcagaCACCAGCAAACAAGGAAGACAAGATATAACAACGAaacacaacatttaaaaacacgaCTAAGCTAGATAAAATCAATAAGATATAAAAACATGTTACAATTGATACCAGTAATTAAGTGACCGTCATGTTTAAAGTGCTTAAGTGCAAGAGATTTAAAGTGTCAATGCAGATTACACATCGTcccattttttctttaaagcgcTCCAATTTTCTTTAAAGTGCTCCAATGCTCAGATGTATAAAGTGTTAATGCATATTGATgtcttgcattttttttttttgcattttaatttcttttagtGCTCAAAGTTGTAAAGTGCTGATGCATATTGCGTTTCCCCTATTGCACTTATTGCAGAAGTTGAAATTATTGCATacatatttattatgtatggaccattatacatatacatatatactgaAGGTATATAATAATACAGTGACGGGTCacgacagagagagaaaaggaaaaaaaaaaactaaattagcaATTAATGTTCACACCTTTGGTTTTCCTTCAGCCATATTTTAAGTTTTGCTTTAAACAAGGGTAAAGAGCAGTTTTAGCTGTTatggtttatgtaataattaatcGGGGGTCGGTTTTTGGTCATTGGAAAGATCCTGGAGGCAAcatgtgttgtaatagatgctgtataaataaaactgaactaaattgacttatttaatGACGTCCGGATTGTTAGAGAACTGCCAATAATCAACACATTAGTGCATCTCCCCGTGATAATATCAATACAACGTGATTTTGAAGGTTTGTAACCAGAAATTAGGTTTGAGGGTGTagggagcaggaggaggctGAGCCCGTTTAAagcagtgtgatgtggatcagAGGTGGACTCACCAGTGCAGCTCCGTGGAGGTCTGTAGTTCCCCAGCGAGTGCTCAGCTCTGCTGACGGATGGAGGGAAGTCCTGCAACACGCTGCAGCGTCAATGTGGGTGTGTTTCTACGTGGAAGTCAGATAACATCACTGACTTCAGCTGGAAACAGCTTTTCTACTTGATGTAAAAGCAGGTCTTTCTGTCACTTCTGGCAGCCAGGAAGGAGGGACGACACATCTGGAGACGCTGCTGGACGTCGGTCCACATGTGGCACACCGGACCTGCAGGAAAAGCCAGAAAATGATAGAAAATGGTCTAAACTGCTCAACAGTGATAGGAAATAACAACCAACTGGTGGGTTGAAATGGTGGAAGAATTAACCACAGTTTCTTATTTGTTTAAAAGACTCATGCATTTCCCTTCAGCAACATCCTGAACAAGACTATCTATGTAGGTGAGGCTCCTCTTGTGTGTCTTAGCAAGACTACTGGGCACGTTCCAGTCGAGAAGATAACTAgcaggttcaattcaattcaattcaattttatttatatagcatctaatacatcaaaagttgtctctagacgctttccagagacccagaacatgaacataaacccccgagcaattattacataaacaatggcaggtaaaaactcccctagtgggagaaaaaccttaaaggagcatgaggcaggattgaggcaggatttatgaaaaaaatttgtatacattttaagttttctagtaataatgtcagatgaagcgttccaaaccaaaaagaatgtttcctctagtgtatctctccgttgccttgaacaggctgtgtgctgcaaaatgtgctgcagtgctggaatttcccgcgctgtcctgcggatgtgacatcacatgacgctgcatgcgcgttctccccgttatcccgtgccggcttcgctgttggctggtcgtggtgaagggtggcgctatagagtctcatttcttaaaaggagcctcaagctcctttaagccagtggcaagaaaaactcccctttaggaggaagaaacctggacctggacctggatcataaggggggaccctcctgccgaaggccagactggtgggtcggggacgtcagcagcacacagcagtcatgtggaagcagcagcgggatgaccgggggtggggaccgcaggcaggtggaagcagcagcgggatgaccgggggtggggaccgcaggcaggtggaagtagcagcgggatgaccgggggtggggaccgcaggcaggtggaagcagcagcgggatgaccgggggtggggaccgtaggccagcacgcagctcccgaagctccggcccaatcatcaagtcccaggttggttcagggtcggggaaaggttgagaaggggcagggccagggagaggagtcttgtgtcgacggacaaacctctcccccgcctgaccgggccgttaccctgcccccctcactcccacactgcaggttccggtgttgtgcattcagagatgcagtACAGTACTAACAGGTTCAGGCGGCTTCTACACATTACAGGGAACATAGGATACTCTGAAATCACAGAAGACCTGCATCACGCTGGAAAACAGCAGGAGACATGCATGAAATaatcattttttaaaatatgtgTATTCGCTCCTATCTGCTGCAAGTCTGagacgggcacacaagcctttgaaatctgcaagagagaaaacaaacaaacaaacaagaacacaagaacaggcagagacacaaacagcaaccagtccAGGTCTCTACAACTGAATTAAGACTAGGGTACTGTGATTATCTGT
Coding sequences:
- the LOC133451789 gene encoding C-C chemokine receptor type 3-like produces the protein MDDDEDQYDLFLKLFEETMNMTDPTYVVSKTVQLCTKEDVNEFGARFIPVFYYVNFALSYLGNGLVLFILHKYEKLNTVTNIFLLNLVLSNILFASSLPFWAWYHLSEWIFGAALCKMVSSAYFIGFYSSILFLTLMTFDRYLAVVHAVAAAKSRKRVYAIIASVVVWCISILASVKELVLQNVSKNPLTGLMCEETGYSKSTLHNWRLVSSYQQFLLFFLFPLIMVMYCYISITVRVLTTQLKERCRAIKLIFVIIFTFFVCWTPFNIVVLLRGIKISQSSPEEDPCDDSLDYALYVTRNIAYLYCCISPVFYTFVGKKFQSHLKRLMAKRIPCLRRHLSLDSQTTRSTSQRTPYSVYEY